In Halostella salina, a single window of DNA contains:
- a CDS encoding sodium-dependent transporter — protein MAQREAWGTRLGFILAAVGSAVGLGNIWQFPFKTATNGGAAFVFVYLLAAVLIGLPAILGEFVVGRRAEINAVEAFKRLGKPGWTVVGALGLFTGLWILSYYSVVGGWVIRYVIGSATGAYFGQAGEYFGAVSVGWEAIAFHAVFMGLTAAIVAFGIEDGIERATKVMVPSIVVILVGLAAYAFTLDGAGPAYGFYLSPDFEYLANNLGNVVPFAVSQAFFSLSLGMGAMITYASYLSEDDSLPADGGLIVVLNTFVGLLAGLVVIPLLFVQFGSVPDAAAGGGAGALFVSVAQAFGNLGMAGRALGVVFFLVVLIAALSSAISLLEVVTAYLVDNYGFDRAKVAFGFAGALFALGTLSAWNTAWLTWFDTLAYQVLLPVSVLLGVIFVGWVYGPEAVDEIKKGTGGGETFAVAWLWSVRTFVLLGVFATLYLGVTSIYPAPAIPLV, from the coding sequence ATGGCACAACGCGAAGCCTGGGGGACCCGCCTCGGGTTCATCCTCGCGGCGGTCGGCAGCGCGGTCGGACTGGGGAACATCTGGCAGTTCCCGTTCAAAACAGCCACGAACGGCGGCGCGGCGTTCGTGTTCGTCTACCTGCTCGCCGCCGTCCTGATCGGCCTGCCGGCGATCCTCGGCGAGTTCGTCGTCGGGCGGCGGGCGGAGATCAACGCGGTGGAGGCGTTCAAACGCCTCGGCAAGCCGGGCTGGACGGTCGTCGGCGCGCTGGGGCTGTTCACCGGCCTGTGGATCCTCTCGTACTACAGCGTCGTCGGCGGCTGGGTGATCCGCTACGTCATCGGCAGCGCGACGGGCGCGTACTTCGGTCAGGCGGGCGAGTACTTCGGCGCGGTGTCGGTCGGGTGGGAGGCGATCGCCTTCCACGCCGTGTTCATGGGGCTTACCGCCGCGATCGTCGCGTTCGGGATCGAGGACGGCATCGAGCGCGCGACGAAGGTGATGGTCCCCTCCATCGTCGTCATCCTCGTCGGGCTCGCGGCGTACGCGTTCACGCTCGACGGCGCGGGGCCGGCGTACGGCTTCTACCTCTCGCCGGACTTCGAGTACCTGGCGAACAACCTCGGCAACGTCGTGCCGTTCGCGGTCAGCCAGGCCTTCTTCTCGCTGTCGCTCGGGATGGGCGCGATGATCACCTACGCCTCCTACCTGAGCGAGGACGACAGCCTGCCGGCCGACGGCGGCCTCATCGTCGTGCTGAACACGTTCGTCGGGCTGCTCGCGGGGCTTGTGGTCATCCCGCTGCTGTTCGTCCAGTTCGGCAGCGTTCCGGACGCCGCAGCCGGTGGCGGGGCCGGCGCGCTGTTCGTCTCCGTCGCGCAGGCCTTCGGCAACCTCGGGATGGCCGGCCGCGCGCTCGGCGTCGTGTTCTTCCTCGTCGTCCTCATCGCCGCGCTGTCCTCGGCGATCAGCCTGCTCGAAGTCGTGACGGCGTATCTCGTCGACAACTACGGGTTCGACCGCGCGAAGGTCGCCTTCGGCTTCGCCGGCGCGCTCTTTGCCCTCGGGACGCTGTCGGCGTGGAACACCGCGTGGCTCACCTGGTTTGACACGCTGGCGTATCAGGTCCTGCTGCCCGTTTCGGTCCTGCTCGGCGTGATCTTCGTCGGGTGGGTGTACGGCCCGGAGGCCGTCGACGAGATCAAGAAGGGCACCGGTGGCGGCGAGACGTTCGCGGTCGCGTGGCTCTGGTCGGTCCGGACGTTCGTCCTGCTCGGCGTGTTCGCCACCCTCTACCTCGGCGTCACGTCGATCTATCCCGCGCCGGCGATCCCGCTGGTCTGA